A stretch of Mustela nigripes isolate SB6536 chromosome 6, MUSNIG.SB6536, whole genome shotgun sequence DNA encodes these proteins:
- the LOC132020329 gene encoding olfactory receptor 8S1, whose protein sequence is MEVDNTTTVTTFVLLGLSNNPQVQAVLFVLLLGIYLLTLMGNLTMLLVIRTDSHLHTPMYFFLSHLSFMDAFYSSVIVPKLLENLLSKWKTISPLECFTQISLVIFSGATEACLLSVMAYDRFQAVCHPLLYVVAMNKKVCIGLVGTSWAIGMGTSLVNSILLAQQHFCGPNLVRSFACELPPVLLLTCSDPYISVVSILTTIAVLGFGTLVLLLGSYTRIIMTALGINSSMGRSKIFSTCSSHFLVVTIFYGSGVFRYMTPASGSALEQVLSMQYSVVTPLLNPLIYSLKNQEVKAALRRVFTRKPRLTF, encoded by the exons ATGGAAGTTGACAACACAACCACAGTCACGACATTTGTCCTCCTAGGACTGTCCAACAACCCTCAGGTCCAGGCTGTGCTCTTTGTACTCCTCCTGGGAATTTACCTACTGACCCTGATGGGGAACCTGACAATGCTGCTGGTGATCAGAACTGATTCTCATCTCCACacgcccatgtacttcttcctgagTCACCTCTCCTTCATGGATGCTTTCTATTCCTCAGTCATTGTGCCTAAACTGCTAGAGAACCTTCTTTCCAAGTGGAAGACTATATCCCCCCTTGAATGTTTCACCCAGATCTCCTTGGTCATATTTTCCGGAGCCACTGAAGCTTGCCTCCTTTCAGTCATGGCCTATGACCGGTTCCAGGCTGTGTGCCACCCACTGTTGTATGTGGTGGCTATGAACAAAAAGGTATGTATTGGCCTGGTGGGAACATCATGGGCCATAGGAATGGGAACTAGCCTGGTTAACAGCATCCTTCTGGCTCAGCAGCACTTCTGTGGCCCCAATCTTGTCCGCAGTTTTGCCTGCGAGCTTCCCCCAGTGCTCCTGCTGACCTGTTCTGACCCTTACATTAGTGTTGTCTCCATCCTGACCACCATAGCAGTCCTTGGCTTTGGCACTCTTGTCCTATTGCTGGGCTCCTACACTCGTATCATCATGACAGCCCTGGGAATCAACTCTTCGATGGGTCGGAGCAAGATCTTTTCCACctgctcttctcattttcttgtgGTCACCATCTTTTATGGTTCAGGAGTTTTCAG GTACATGACCCCAGCATCTGGCTCAGCCCTGGAGCAAGTACTCTCCATGCAGTACAGTGTGGTGACCCCACTGCTAAACCCCCTCATCTACAGTCTCAAGAACCAGGAAGTGAAGGCAGCTCTCAGGAGGGTGTTCACCAGGAAGCCCAGGCTTACCTTCTAA